The Pseudalkalibacillus hwajinpoensis DNA window CAACGGCACAACCAACTCGCCTACTCATTAGTGCCTTGATTGGCGGAATTCTGACTCTCAGCGCTTTCACACTCAACTCCTTACTCGTTGTACTTACTACGTTTAGCGGACAGTTCTCACCACGAATGTTAATTAACTTTGTTGCCGATCGAACAACCCAGCACTTCATTGGTATTTTCCACGGTAGCTTTGTGTATGTACTCATTATTTTCTTATTTATTACGAGTAAGGAAGATGAATACTTCGTCGCCATACCAGGCATGACCGTCTTACTCGCATTTGTAACCGTCGTAACCTTCATCTTCTTTATTAACCATGCAACCAGTTGGATGCAGGTACATAATATTGCGACGAATATGAAAGAAGGATCCATTTCTATTGTAAGAAAAACACTGCGGAATGATCTTGAACAATTTCGCTGTGAAGAACCCGGCGACCTTATGGAGAAAGAGCGTGAAACACAGTCACTCATACTCGCTCCAGAGTCAGGGTATATTCAATTAGTTGATTTTAAATCCATGATTGATGAAGCTAAGAAAGATCAGGTGATCGTTAAACTTCACAATAAAGTAGGAGATTACGTCCTTAAAGACAACCGCTTCTTCTCCTACTGGGGGCCGGGTGCTGAACGAGTAAACCCGGAGAAATATTCCTCGTTTATAGAATTAGGTTATAAAGAGACAGAAATTCAAGATCTGAAAATGGGGATGACAAAACTAGCCGAGATCGGCGTAAAGTCTCTGGGAAATAATGATCCCCAGACTGCAACCACGGTCATTCACCAGATGGCAGACCTCCTTTTAGAAGTAGAAAAAGACATTACCTTCACTCCATACCTTGCAGATCACGAAGGACAGGTCCGCGTCGCAATGGATACAGAAGATTTCAACTTTTATCTGTACCGAGGCTTCGGCTATTTAAGACACTATGCTGGAGATAATTACCCAATTATTACAGAAATCATCATAGCTTTAAGCATGGTTTCTCAATCTATCAGCAATGACAAACTTGATGCTGTTTGGGACTTTGCGAAAAACTCAATGGATCATATTCCAAAAGAATTTAT harbors:
- a CDS encoding DUF2254 domain-containing protein, giving the protein MFKKFLPWQLRKYFEMSKRIRQHELQSTLWYMPGIYILGAFIFVAITLYLDLVLELSQYTPNMIRTTAQPTRLLISALIGGILTLSAFTLNSLLVVLTTFSGQFSPRMLINFVADRTTQHFIGIFHGSFVYVLIIFLFITSKEDEYFVAIPGMTVLLAFVTVVTFIFFINHATSWMQVHNIATNMKEGSISIVRKTLRNDLEQFRCEEPGDLMEKERETQSLILAPESGYIQLVDFKSMIDEAKKDQVIVKLHNKVGDYVLKDNRFFSYWGPGAERVNPEKYSSFIELGYKETEIQDLKMGMTKLAEIGVKSLGNNDPQTATTVIHQMADLLLEVEKDITFTPYLADHEGQVRVAMDTEDFNFYLYRGFGYLRHYAGDNYPIITEIIIALSMVSQSISNDKLDAVWDFAKNSMDHIPKEFIYHLDRDYLLKKLSDLASFTHHEEDYYKIERRLLEIEERYT